The following DNA comes from Streptomyces globosus.
CCTCGGTGAGCTCAAGCTCCAGACCGAAGGTCTGGGACTCCTCGACGGTGATGACGCCTTCCTTGCCGACCTTGTCCATGGCCTCGGCGATGAGCTCGCCGATCTGGGTGTCGGCGGCGGAGATGGAGGCCGTGGAAGCGATCTGCTCCTTGGTCTCGACGTCCTTCGCCTGCTCCAGCAGGGCGCCGGAGACGGCCTCGACGGCCTTCTCGATGCCGCGCTTGAGGGCCATCGGGTTGGCGCCGGCCGCCACGTTGCGCAGGCCCTCGCGGACGAGCGCCTGGGCGAGGACGGTCGCGGTGGTCGTACCGTCGCCGGCGACGTCGTCCGTCTTCTTGGCGACTTCCTTGACCAGCTCGGCGCCGATCTTCTCGTACGGGTCCTCGAGCTCGATCTCCTTGGCGATGGAGACACCGTCGTTGGTGATCGTGGGGGCGCCCCACTTCTTCTCAAGGACGACGTTGCGACCCTTGGGGCCAAGGGTGACCTTGACGGCGTCGGCGAGCTGGTTCATGCCGCGCTCGAGGCCGCGCCGGGCCTCCTCGTCGAACGCAATGATCTTGGCCATCTGAAGTGGTCCTCCAGGACTGGGGTTTCCCCCTGCGCCGCCAGGCGCGCGGGGAGGGGTGGATTGCTCCGGACCGCGTCCGCGCCCGCGACGGACGGCCTGCGTGACCGGCGGTTCCTTCCCGCCGGACCTGCGGGCCTCACCGACCCGGTCCCGTGTAGTAGCACTCTCACTCGTAGAGTGCTAACGCCAATGATTAGCACTCGACCCCCGCGAGTGCAAGCGGCTTCCCGCCATCCCCGGCCACCGCAGGCGACACGCCCGCCGCGGCGCCGGCGGCAGGGCGGGCGGCAGGGCGGCCCCGTCCCGGAACACACGGAGGGCCCGCACCCCTCCTCAGGATGCGGACCCTCGTGTATGCGTCGGTGGTCGATCGCGCCGGGACTAGACGGCGAGCTTGACCATGTCCGCCTGCGGACCCTTCTGGCCCTGCGAGATCTCGAACTCGACCCGCTGACCCTCTTCAAGGGTGCGGTACCCGTCCATCTGGATGGCGCTGTAGTGGACGAACACATCCGCACCACCGTCGACCGCGATGAAGCCGTAGCCCTTCTCCGCGTTGAACCACTTGACGGTGCCCTGAGCCATGCCTAACTCCCCTATTACTGGCCCTTGCGCAGGACCGCACTTCGCGGTCCCGGGTCAGAACTTGCGCCGGAACGCCTCGACCGCGGCTGAATGTATCTGCACCGGTGCTGTCTGCAACAGGTCAATCCGACGAGAAATCCGGTCACACCGAAAGCGGAAAATAGGCCGAAAATTTGTCACATTCCCGGGCAACTCGGACCTGGCATAACGCGCCAAAGCCTCATAACGCACCCGCACATTGACTCAATGTCACCCATCACGCGACCCGTACATATGCGGCGGGCAAGAACAGCGGAGGGGACTTCCCCAACTCTACCGCGCCCAACCAAGCAGAATTACCCCCTCCGCTTTTACCGGAGGGGGTAATCGGGGCCGTGCGCGTGCGAACGGGTGCGTGGGGACGGGTCAGCAGCCGCCGGCGACGGCCGGAATGATGGACACGCCCGCGCCGTCCGGCGTCGCCGCCTCCAGACCGCCCTCGAAGCGGACGTCGTCGTCGTTGACGTACACGTTCACGAAGCGGCGCAGCTTGCCCTGGTCGTCCAGGACGCGCGCGGCGATCCCGGGGTGGTTCGCCTCCAGCGACGCGATGACCTCGGCGAGGGTGGCGCCCTCGGCGGGCACCTCGGCCTGGCCGCCGGTGTAGGTGCGCAGGATGGTGGGGATGCGGACGTTGACGCTCATGGCGCTTCTGCCTTTCCGGGCGCGGGGTGCAGCGGGGTGCAGGGGAGGGTCAGGCCAGGCCGGCGGCGCGGAACGCGTCCAGGCTCGGGCGGATCACGGCGGTCTGCCCGCTGTCCGCGGCCACCGCCTCCAGGGTCTTCAGGCCGTCGCCGGTGTTGAGGACGACGGTGGTCAGCGAGGGGTCGAGCTGCCCGTTCTCGATCAGCTTCTTCGTCACGCCGACGGTCACGCCGCCCGCGGTCTCCGCGAAGATGCCCTCGGTCCGGGCCAGGATCCTGATGGCCTCGACGACCTGCTCGTCCGTGACGTCCTCGACGTAGCCTCCGGTGCGGCGCGCGATGTCCAGCACGTACGGTCCGTCCGCCGGGTTGCCGATCGCGAGGGACTTCGCGATCGTGTTCGGCTTCTGCGGGCGGACCACGTCGTGGCCGGCCTTGAACGCGGTCGACACCGGGGAGCAGCCCTCGGCCTGCGCACCGAAGATCTTGTACGGCCGGTCCTCGACCAGGCCCAGCTTCACGAGCTCCTGCAGACCCTTGTCGATCTTGGTGAGCTGGGAGCCGGAGGCGATCGGCACCACGATCTGGTCGGGCAGCCGCCAGCCGAGCTGCTCGCAGATCTCGTACGCCAGCGTCTTCGAGCCCTCGCCGTAGTAGGGGCGCAGGTTGACGTTGACGAAGCCCCAGCCCTCGCCCAGCGGGTCTCCGATGAGCTCGGAGCAGAAGCGGTTCACGTCGTCGTAGTTGCCCTCGATGCCGACGAGGTCGCCGCCGTACACGCCGGCCATGACGACCTTGCCCTGCTCCAGGTCGTGCGGGATGAACACGCAGGAGCGGAAGCCGGCGCGCGCCGCGGCGGCGCCGACGGCGCCGGCCAGGTTGCCCGTGGAGGAGCAGGACAGGGTGGTGAAGCCGAAGGCGCGGGCGGCCTCGACCGCGATCGCGACGACGCGGTCCTTGAAGGAGTGCGTCGGGTTGCCGGAGTCGTCCTTGACGTACAGCTTGCCGGTGACGCCCAGCTCCTTGGCCAGGTTCTCGGCGTCGACGAGCTTGGTGAAGCCCGGGTTCAGGCT
Coding sequences within:
- a CDS encoding cold-shock protein; the encoded protein is MAQGTVKWFNAEKGYGFIAVDGGADVFVHYSAIQMDGYRTLEEGQRVEFEISQGQKGPQADMVKLAV
- a CDS encoding MoaD/ThiS family protein, with product MSVNVRIPTILRTYTGGQAEVPAEGATLAEVIASLEANHPGIAARVLDDQGKLRRFVNVYVNDDDVRFEGGLEAATPDGAGVSIIPAVAGGC
- the thrC gene encoding threonine synthase, which produces MAAQTVAVPSAGTSASASSVDLGPAAGLSCRECGTRFELGPIFACAECFGPLEVAYELPAGDPEALRAAIEAGPHNIWRYAPLLPVPTDVASKPSLNPGFTKLVDAENLAKELGVTGKLYVKDDSGNPTHSFKDRVVAIAVEAARAFGFTTLSCSSTGNLAGAVGAAAARAGFRSCVFIPHDLEQGKVVMAGVYGGDLVGIEGNYDDVNRFCSELIGDPLGEGWGFVNVNLRPYYGEGSKTLAYEICEQLGWRLPDQIVVPIASGSQLTKIDKGLQELVKLGLVEDRPYKIFGAQAEGCSPVSTAFKAGHDVVRPQKPNTIAKSLAIGNPADGPYVLDIARRTGGYVEDVTDEQVVEAIRILARTEGIFAETAGGVTVGVTKKLIENGQLDPSLTTVVLNTGDGLKTLEAVAADSGQTAVIRPSLDAFRAAGLA